The following is a genomic window from Dioscorea cayenensis subsp. rotundata cultivar TDr96_F1 chromosome 10, TDr96_F1_v2_PseudoChromosome.rev07_lg8_w22 25.fasta, whole genome shotgun sequence.
CGTTTGGAGATATTCTCAAACTAGctgaatcatttgttttctgcttcctttccatttttttttatctttttaattttcgtCCAGTGCTTTCCAACTGCATCTTCTTGTTGGTTTGCAAATGAATtcccacatttttttatttttttgcattgaaTTAGTTAATGTATTATATCTTGGATTacttaatgtaaaaaataaaaattactctAGTGAgcaaactttttatattttatcatagTGTCTATTTCCAGGATTTAAAGATGCAATAAATCCAAGTGCCTGTTTGGTATGAAATGGCAACCGATGTTGATCGAGCATGTTATGAATGGTCACATGATGAGTTAGCTCACAGGGATGATTCTCAGGTAATTCAAACACCTTCAATTAGACCTTGCTTTATAGACATACTTATATACATCCGCTTGTgaatttatatatgtgtgtattcgCATATATAGTTTAGTATTCATTTAACTTTGGCATGTTGTGGTGATATGTGTGCACCAGTAACTAGCTTCATGTCATGAGTTGAAGACGAGAGAGATTTGTTCCTCACAAAAATTCTTATAAATGAGGCAATGCTTCTTGTTATATGCATTTTTAGGTTTTTACATGTCTTGTCAGTATTACGGAATCTTGTATAGATGCAATTTGCAATGTTCTTTGCCCAggaccttttttttattattctatttcaAAATGTTATTCTGTGATTTCAGGAAGATTCATTTTCTGAAATGCTTGACAATGAGTCCATGTCTTTCGGAAGCTATTCAGTTGACTCATTGTCATGGGAAAAAAGGTCTGTGTTCACTTACAATAAATGTCAGGAAGAACTAGAGAAGGTCAAAAGCCCGGGATTAGTTGCACAAAAGAAAGCATATTTTGAAGAGTATTACAAAAGGATCCGAGCTATGAAAACTTTGGAGGAGAACCAGCAAACTGAGCTCACTATGGACTATGGTGGTGATAGTAGTATTTCCAGCCAaacttgggaagaagaagaaacagtgGCCCTGCTTGATCATTTTGTAAATGAATCTGCAAATTTTGATTATCATCTTGCAAAAGAGAGCAAAATCGACTCCAGCTTGGAGAAGGTTCCTCAAACAGGACACTTAGACTCTATGTTACCATCTCATGATTTATCGACAAGGCACATGGAAGAATTTGGAAATGGAGTGAAGTATAGTAATTCTATTCAGATGCGGCATCTTGATGCTGAATCTATAGTGCATGAAGTGACTGTGCAACATGATATCATTGACCTTCAAGACGAGGGGATATCAAGGAAGgatgaaaattcaatttttgatGTTGAACCTGAGGAAGCTGCTGATGGGACTTTTATACCAAATACCGCTCTGGGAATAGGAGATTTACAATGTAGACCAGTCACCGACATTGTACAAAACAAGAATAAGCCAGCTATGAAAACGCACGCTGACCAGCTTGCTCTCTCTAGGGTTAAGGTAAGAAGATCTGTATGTGTATATTGACTTTAACATTCTTTCATATGACTCTTTTTTTTGGCTCAACTCTAACTGTACAACATTTTATCAGATGACTAAACCTTTGCAAATGaaaatgtgacattctcttATAAGATTTGAACCCTTGACATATTTTGAAGACTATGTTCTTTTCAATTCACAAATTTGGAATCCTGTTATGAAGAATTTTTGGAAGTATTTCAAAGTCACTTATTGTAAATGAACTCTTAAATTGAATTGCATGAgtgttgtttctttttgaagTTTTCGAGTGCTTTGGTTTTTGAATTCACCTAGTGTTGCCGCTTATGAAGTTTGTCAATATTCGTCACAAATGTCTTTCTACTTTGGAGCAGAACTAAGAGTTAAGGTCATTAGCCTCTATTAATAATGTTTGCAACTTAAAAATGctttttactgtttaaaaatgcaagcaaacaccTTTCATGTTTTCAGATTTAATGTGATGAAGATTTTGTCTTTTTGCCAGGACTTCGTTGCTTCAGCTAGAAATGGCTTGAAATTGGAAGGCAATGCTAAGTCAGACAAGGTGAAGTCATTGCAAGGATTAAAGCACACAGTTCAGAAGATAACTGGGAAAGCTGAGCTGAATTGTTTAAGAAAGGCTACTTCTAATACAGTATCAAGCAACAATAAATCAACTTCAGCTGCTTCACACAAGCCATTCACAGAAGCACGCTCTAATGTTACCATTCCCCGTCCTTTTTCTCTTGCCACAGAAAGGCGTGCTGCAGCTCACTCTGGCAGTAAAGAAGTTGTAAAGATATCAGATACTAAAATCCCACACAGATTATCACCAAACCATTCAAAAGGTGTCTTGAACATGCAGGTTAGCTTTGAATTTATAATCCATGGCTGCTTTCTCGATCCATGACCTGATTTTCTTGTTGTCTATCTTATGTTCTTGTTCTAGTTAGCCTCATCCTTTTAATGTTTCCCACAAGCCAAAGTTCTGAGTTTGAATCCAATATTTCTTAGAGTCATTCATTTAACCCTTCTTGAATTTCATGCATGTTAATGTGGTGATTTTGCCATTTTCAGGAAAGTATTCATTGTTTCTATTGAACCACAATCTTCAATAATGGTTTTTTTCTCTTGGTCATCTGTTTCtccttcttgttgttcttctatGCTTAAGATGTATAATGTTATAGATAAGCCAGAGTTTTATATGTAATTAGTACTTACATTGTTCTGAAACCCTGTTTCTAGAATTTTCTACTTGTGTTGTGTCTGCTGATGTAGACATAGATCAATTACTAACTCACTTCTTTCATGCCTTTGGCATAGTATTTCTGTTTTCATATCCAGATAATGTTATCTTGTTGACACTTTTTATTGGTATGTACAGGATTCACCCAATAAAACATCTACAACCAATACTataaaaagcaaagaagaagaaaatagaagGTTTGTTGTATTGAATACTGATAATCTTAAAATCACTGCGGCAAGAAAAGCTATTCATTCCAGAACTATATGCTGTATCTCTGACTAACCTGTTTTAAACATTTAGAAGCCAAGATAAAGTTATGCTTAGAACTATAGCATTCAACTGTCAGAGTTCTGATAGCACAGTTGCGCTTGGGCTCAGACCATCAAAGGCAAGGTAGGGAAACTTGCCACTGCTCTTATTTTTTAAGCTGTATCTCTAAATTCTCACTGATTCTTCTTTAAGTTTTTACTGACTCCACTTACGAAAATTTGAGAATGAATTTACCAAGActatcttttattattgatgttATTTGATGCAAATGTACTCACTGGTTGGTCTTCCTCTTTTATATTTAACATGAGATTGAAAAGCTTGCTTTTCTAATGCCTAGGTCTGTAAACCTTCCGGCTTGTGACAAATCAAACTCAAGTTGTAGGATCAACAACAGGTTGGCAACTTCAATTGCTGTGAACAAACACAAAGAGGTATAAAGCCTTTAGTAGTGGTTTATCTTCAATATCTATTTTCCACAAGTGCATTTGCTTTTCAGATTACTAACATATGAATTATTCATAGTTGCattatcaaataattttgtTCTAGGTGGTCAAAACTTAAaaaggtgatgatgatgataacttGGTGATTGggtattttaattgttataagTATCTCTTGGTAATAGCAATTTGGAAATGAAAGAATATCTGTTTAACCAGCATCTTACCTTTAGAGAAAAGTTTTAATTGCTAATATGAACTGAACGGAGCTAGTTAGCTATTTGTTTAAATTGTAAGGTGGAGGTTGTTTCTTCTGAATGTTTTTCTTTGAAAGTAGCACATGAAAATGTCGGTTGTAAAGGATTGGGTGGGAAACTTTTCTCATGATCATTCATCTTTTTGATCGGTATGCCAGCAGTTATGACTTGCTATATCTCTCAGTGATTCAATCATCTTAATGACTTGCTTGATGTTCAACATTTGATATTTTGCAATGACAAGATAACTTTGTTCGGTTTGAGTTAGAAGAACATTGTTTGACACCGAATTGTTAAACAGCCTCTTAATATGTCTAAGGCCTTTGTTGCACCATTATTGATCAATGGAGCTTGTTAACTGCAAAAACTGAGAAATTCAGACCAGTGTTTTTGCTcgaaaatttttattcttttctttttggcgTAATAATTGGGAACAAACCTCATAGAATGAAATCTTCAGATTAAAGAGGACTCCAAACCAAGGAATTCTCATTTACTTGACCCAAAACTCACTGCTCCTCCAAAGCAGAACTTCAATAGTAGTCAGTAAAAAGGTACACTTTTCCGTGTTTATCGGcttctaaaatttttgtaaaataaattcattattagTTGGAATGTTTTACAGGTAAGCCCGTCTTCGATCAACAACACCAAACTTACATCGAAAAGGCCACACATCGGTTACATTTCACTTGATGGAAGGAAACCAAGGTATAAACAGTCCGATATATATTAGACCACTATTCCATCACAATCACATTATCTCAAGAAAAATGTTGTTGTTGCACAGGCAAGAAATGCCAAGGTGGcgataaattcaaatatcacATTAAAACAGTCGATGAATCCTCTGATCAAGCCTGCGAGAAGTAAACTTATCGACGATTTGCAAAAATTGTAATAGGGAGATGTTAGGTCATACTGTAATCAAAAAAACTTGATTTATGCTGTCAGACTATAACAAGAATATAGAATTCAATAATTGTTATACTGTCAGTAAATTGTCTGCAGATTTAAATGGTTATAGGTTAAATATGGATTGTGTTTGAGGTTATGAGAGCTTATTCATCCATTTTTACTTCTGAATATGGAGATAGACAGAAGGTTTATATGGTTTTAGGCAATGTGAGAAATAGTAATTAaatgtaaattgaaaaaaaaaaaaccaaatgagcattatatatgtaaatatatatatattttaacaaatgtgGACAGCCCATAAACCTCCAACAATTGAAGTGGGAGGGAAATTTGTTTGGGGGTTATGTAactaaatttttcatttgagatgatgtaaatttttttttttaacaagcgCAATTAGAAAGGATAAATATGGAGGTATATCATGTGGTTTAACATCCTTTTAGGAATTTATTATGTGGGCTAACATATGAGATAATGGAGCAATGACTCTTTCTGTGGAGAATTCGCATTAAGACTGGTatataataaatgaatgaatgaatgaatgaatgatgtggaattttaaattaaattaaaaaaattattgcaattttaataataagagagaagaaaacaattaggggtgtatttgagccgagccaTTTGTGAGCGGCCTTCGGCTCAATAAGGGCTCGTTCGTGTTCAAATTTCATGTCAGAATGCAGTCGAACGATCATcgttttcaagctcgattaataaacgagccaagcttgagcagccgAAAGCTCGGCTCGCTTTGGCTCACGAACACAGCTCGTGAACAAGCTCAGTTGTGAgctcgttatatatatatatatatatatattaaggtgtatatgtgactatgtcgtcaatttaagttaaatgagctcgtaagataaacgagccaagcttgaacaccaccaagctcgcctcattaaatcttttgaacaacttgtttatagtatcattttcaattttatttgtaacaatcattaatataaccATTCATAGTGTCATAAACAAGCTTATTTATTGGATTGTTAATAGTatcgaaaaaaatatttatagatagttacatcacaatgattattttgttattattgtaattatttgttaacttatttaatgaagactttaacaagcttgaactcaaaccttaatgattcaataaataagcttaaattattcttttaatcctCAAACTAAAATCGAGCtaagtcacacttgataataattcattaaataagctttaaatgatactttactatataaaaaaatagaatataaaaaaaatagtcaagccttaattAAGCTAACGAACCAAGGttaagcttcgaattttcttaacaagttgagctcgagcatgaagttcgaaataagctcgattagagctcgagctcggttaaaataataacgagccaagcttgaacatgaaaaatgaagctcgaagaaagctcagctcgagctcaagctcgattaaatagtaacgagccaagcttgaacaaggcaaagctcggctcggctcagctcgtttacagccctaaaaacaatgtattataataataataataataataattattattaaagtagGGTGAGTGTGTTGTAGGggttatatataaatctaagtTTCTCATTCTATCAGCTTAAGATTTTGAGGTGAATTATActtgtataaaaatatttttgggagtaataaaagtttaatattaatactagattaaattcataattatatagaataaaaaaaataaaatatttgacgGTGTTATTCAAAACTTATGATTTATGCTTAAACAAAgatctttaaaaataatcaatgccATGTTCCTTTCTTACCAATATTTGATAAAGTGATGGATTCTCCCaacaattaaagattctctggAAAGTTCTtgatttgctttttctttttctttttttttttaactgttaaaaaattttattttaaggtAGGTGGATTTAGCTTCACCTTTAAGAAAGTGTGGAAAATGATTTTTAggtgattaaataataattgtgGTGAAAGGAAGGCAAATGTTTTCATGTATTTCCCTttggaaaatttaaatttaggttttttttacacatatatgtataaaaaattaatatattcttGTTTATAGTTTCTCTAAAAATGAATACGGAATAcccattattatttaataatggACCAAAATAAGGTAAAAAACAGTTTAACTTGCATACATtgattgatgatttattatccttttaatttttttcattttaagttttaattactaataaattaaacttattattatattttaccaTAAATTAAAATGACACAAGGTAAAAACATTGTATAAAAGGTTTTCTTGAGAATATTAACTTTACTTGTTTGAGAGgtatacatgaaaataaaaaactttacaAAGAGTAAAAGCAATTTTGTGATTTTACaagatatataagtaaaaaaagaactaaaaattataattataataataatgtgatCATTTTCCAGTGTATAATaaatccaaaagcaatggaaatCCAATCTAGTAAGTAATGAACCAATACCTATCTGTAAACCAGCTGTTTATACGCTGGAGTTTTTGATCAGTCTCATCCATACGATCTGAATCAGACGGCCCAAAATTGTCCAGATGGCAAATCCATTGCGATCTTACCGGCTACTTCCGGTCAACAACTTCGAGCTGAATCAGGGAATCGCCACCTGGCGTTTGCTTAGGGCTATCTTCCTGGGTCCCACCTTTTGTTTCAAAAGACGGAAATACCCCCTTGTGAGTTCCGGATCCAAATATCGAAACATGGAAACATGGTGGTAATTTAGATCCGACCCGTTAGCCTCATTCATGcgattattaatatttaatagtaaAACTGCTTAACTCaacgtttatttatttatttacttttgtatatatgttttttcaaaagttaaatatttatatctaaGTATTACAAG
Proteins encoded in this region:
- the LOC120270870 gene encoding protein WVD2-like 7; translation: MATDVDRACYEWSHDELAHRDDSQEDSFSEMLDNESMSFGSYSVDSLSWEKRSVFTYNKCQEELEKVKSPGLVAQKKAYFEEYYKRIRAMKTLEENQQTELTMDYGGDSSISSQTWEEEETVALLDHFVNESANFDYHLAKESKIDSSLEKVPQTGHLDSMLPSHDLSTRHMEEFGNGVKYSNSIQMRHLDAESIVHEVTVQHDIIDLQDEGISRKDENSIFDVEPEEAADGTFIPNTALGIGDLQCRPVTDIVQNKNKPAMKTHADQLALSRVKDFVASARNGLKLEGNAKSDKVKSLQGLKHTVQKITGKAELNCLRKATSNTVSSNNKSTSAASHKPFTEARSNVTIPRPFSLATERRAAAHSGSKEVVKISDTKIPHRLSPNHSKGVLNMQDSPNKTSTTNTIKSKEEENRRSQDKVMLRTIAFNCQSSDSTVALGLRPSKARSVNLPACDKSNSSCRINNRLATSIAVNKHKEIKEDSKPRNSHLLDPKLTAPPKQNFNSSQ